A region of the Epinephelus moara isolate mb chromosome 23, YSFRI_EMoa_1.0, whole genome shotgun sequence genome:
CAGCATTCAGTTTTTATGAGAAACACGTCTATTGAGTGCATAAGTCGAAGTAATAAGGGCCATAAGTAGAAAAGGAGCCATTGTCCCTTTGCTTTAGACCCCTGGCCAACATTTGATTTACGTCTGAGATCGCTGTATTATAGCTAGAGTGATCCCATCGTAATATGGTCTCTCATACTTTTTCTGTCATATGACTCCAAGAGACAAATCTATTTTTATTCTGTCATGAAAGCACTCCCTGTTTTGTTATTGCAGTCTATAGGTCATTCGGTTGTCCCTCCAGTAGCTGGCTATAAAGGGCTCTTAAAAGCAAGCATTGGCATTAAACATAGTGCTAGCAGCAGGATTGTAAATGCATGTTGACATTTCACTTTTCATTTAAATGTAGCTGCCTGTAGCTACACTGGCTGACCTACGTGGAAGTTTGTAACTTTAATAAGCTGATAATTCAAACATATAAAAGTGCCTGTAGCGGCTTGAATATTGTTTGCTTTCTGCAGCCCTCGCAGTGCAGCGCTATAGGGTAGGATCTTATCTTAGATAGAGgggaaattaaacatttaattgcagctttaaaaatgtggaaaaaaggaaagaaattaAGAACACATATATATTAAATCAGACTGTTGTCTGAGGAGGACTATTATAAATATGAACCATTTGGAAAACAGTCAAATACAAAGTGTGTAAATAATACCTTCCCACATGCTCTAGGAATTTAGTAGAGGAGTAGAAGAGCATTCAAATAAATCAACTGCAGTAGTTAAAGTTATGAATTCACATTTCCTGTAATTCATTTTTTCACccaataaaaaggaaaattatCTGCCAGCCACTGACTTAATGACTGCCTTTtgttcaaaatgaaataaataaatacactattGAACTTGCACCTCCCACTGGTGGATTGCACCTACAAATCTCCGGCCCCCTGACAATGATCCTcgcaaaattaaaatgaatatgtaACCAGTAGGAACACCCATCTATAAGCCTTCACAGAGCATGCTTTAATATCTGCCTCAGAGCAGATGGCTTTTTTGAATAGAACAAGgtggttttaatatttgaaatatttgaAGATTCAGCAAGAAACATAATTTTTCCTTCCTCACTGCGGATTAAATGGTGACAGCTCACTGGTTCTTTTCATGTGGGATTTAAGTTAAATCCAGAGGGGCTTTTTTTCTAATATAGGTTGCTTTGAATGTTCgaattcaaacaaaaaaaaagaaggtatAACCCTAACTCAAAATGCCTGCCAGTGGAGGGAGAGTGTCGACAgcgaggggagggagagggagtgagacgAACAACGTTGTGGAAATGCAGGAGATTGGGAGAGACAGCAGGAGAGATGAGTTTCTGGATAACATTCAGCTTATTCACTCAAGTATGTAATCAggagttgtaaaaaaaatataggaAGAACAATATGGCTAATATCCATGAGCTCCTTTAATCTCAAAGAACATGTTTGGTCGGTGGACTCATTTACTGGCTCCTTTGgctgtcatgttgtgtttttcccTGGACGCAGACCGAGAGAGACGCTGCTGCACCTCTGTGTTTGAAGGGTAGGCTGATttagtgcttgtgtgtgtgcttgtcgATGTTCACGTTTGTCGTCTTCTTGTAATTAGTGTCTTTGTATCAGTGAGTAACCTTGAATCAGGGATGGCAGTTTAAGTTGATTTTGCCTTCAGTATCTCAACACTCATTAAACAGTAacttaacatttaatttttatgaaaaaaaaaaagaagcaaaatgacatgaaatacaagaggccgtTACTTTCAGTCCAGTGCTCCCTGACTCAGTTAGCTTTAGCTGCATTTTAAagcgctatccatttagaggagGTGAAATTTCAATGTTaagtaatgtaaacattttgccttttattttatttgctggCTGTGTTAACATGCAAAAACATAGTGCTCactgcccactgcccaccctccagtctccactggttagctaacattaacctTGGCCGCTCTGCACTACGAACCACTCAGGTTGGGTGTTTGCAAGCTAGCGGTGCCGCTCATTCGGCAATTACTATTTGCTGTCCCCGCTTCTGGGGCGGCGTTGCTGCTAAAACATGGTACTAACCTACAGTCTCCCCCGAGGTAGCCCAGATAAGTAAGTGGCTTCGTTTTGAGCCGCAAAACCCCTTTATTATTGTTAGCTCTATTAGCAACACTAGCTTTGCCGCCACTGCttacagtgctaacagagctaacagtaatTAATAATGATATACAGGGTTTGCAAAGTTGAGCAGCTTAATCACCACGGCAACCGAAAGGGGGACAAccatgtttccatggtaacattTTTGGGTGAGGATGATGTTACTGGTGGCAATTGCAGAATAAGTGgcactgctagctagctcccaccagacctggtcggtgcgcagtgcagtaaaatgtaGAGGAGCAAAGTTAACCTGTAGACCCAGGGAGCCCTAGAGGGTTCTCAGGGTAACTGCTGGGGGGGGCCCTTAATTATTATTtgctagtttttattttaaaaagtttttttcttttcaaaaaatttaaatatctaaaattaaaaattaacatGAATCCAAAATACTTTGCCTTTTGCAACAACTTATCTTTTTAAAAGTAGTGTCTCCTTCCTCACCTACCTGAAAAGCAAATACAAGTCAAGACGGCAGCCTGAGGCTCACATGGCTCTCTGCCTGACAACCTTCACCCACCCGGTTAAATATGCAATGCAATTTTTTACTATATATGAAGTCTGTGGTCCCTGCGCCATCCCTCTTTGAGCTAAGGGGTCCATGGTTTGAAAAAAGCTGAGGACCCCTGCTATAGTCTGACACGGGTGACTGGTCAAACATATTCTCTGTGGCAACCTGATTTACAGCTAACCCATGACATCCCGCCCTTGAATTTAGGTTtgcatgtgtctgtatgttgGGTTTTTTGTATAATGTGGGTACAGGTGCGTCCTCAGCTCCACCAGTCTTGTTTGTGCAACCATATTTTGTGCCTACATTTGCAAGGAGACAGACTCAGTCTGACCTGAGCGTTACCTGAGGAGCACACCACGTCATATTTTAACTCCCTGTGTCTTTGACAGATGGCTCGCCTCTAAAAGCCTCTGTCTATGGTGCTGAAGGCTGGCCTGATGTATGAGCGTTAGGGCCTGTTTGATAAATCCACCATGTCACTCTGCCTCTGACAGCCATTCATCATGCTTGGCTTTCTCATGTGAAATGTTCTGTGTGCCGGATAATTCAgtaagacaaataaaaatgtgagtCCTAAAGCTGCGACTGGGCTCCGTCCCACCCTACGTTGACTTTTCAGTACTGTACTTTATCTCTCTGTCGTAGGGACGCTGTGTCCCTGTCTAAGCACAGGCAGCTGCTGTAGCTTTAGCACAGTGACTATATTCAGACCAGCTGAAGGACGAACATGTTCTTAATGAGGCGGCTAATGAGTTCTGttcttttgttgctgtttttttttttccttcttcccaGGGTTAGGACAACCATTCAACCATTCAGCTGACTTTTCCCCCGTGGTCTGACTCAAAAGACTCCCTCTGTGCTACTTGGTCATTATCAATATTTTGTTTCACATGTTTGCAGTTGAAATGTCACATATAAAAAGTCATTACACAGTTAACATTGCGCCATGGTTGGATGACGACAAAGAGAAACGTAGTATAACTATAACACCATGCATTTGGATTAAAATAAGCTACATTATTACAAACATGAGAAAAAAGCAAAGCAGAAAAGTAGGCGATTATTTGTAAAAGAAacaatgacatttatttttttcttagcaCTTTTCTTAATTAGTCTGTTGTGCCCATTGATCACATATAGTACAGTTAATATAAAAATGGCTTTTTAACTTTACACCCAAAGCAACAACGaaatgttttcttaaaatatgTATGCTAAAAATACTGAGAAAGTATTTCCACTAAAAGTACCGGAGAATAGCTTGTGATTCTGCAATGATGACATGGCCATGTTTCTTCAGTCTCTTCTCTGTTTACCTCATGTAGTTCTTGTTGTAGGCACTTACCAGGGCATAACAGACTGCTTCGTGAGGAGACAACACATCAATCACCTCCATTTTAATTAACCtgttatatttgttttagtCCGACGCCTTTTTTTCTCCTAGTCACCGTTGCAATGAGAACTACACAGCATAAACAGCCATTTGGCAAAACGTCCTCGCTAGATACTCATTTTGTAGCTGAATTTCATTAAGCTTAATGTGACGTTGTAATCAAAAGTAGTCCGCTCCTTGCCTTAATTTAAAACCCATTCAAACTGTTCAGATACAGAGGATTTGTCATTACATCAACATAATAGAATATATAACAATATTTCCATGAAAAATCAAGAATCcattttaaatagaaaaagGGGGGTTTATATTTCATCAAAAGGCTTACACCATAGTCACTGTAATTTGTCTACTCTACTATATCTCCCTTCCCATAATAGACAGGTGTTATTACTGTATCTCTAACTCGTCTATGGATGTTCGACAAAGCACAGACGGTATTGCTTGGGACCACACGGACAGTTCCACAACTCTGAACACATTTAACAGTCAATTACAAGAGAGttgaccatcatcatcatcatctctgcTTTCTTTTCTCTGCCTGCATCTCTGTATGAATGGTACTGAAATATATCGTTTTGCAGTAAATGCCCCTTTCTGTTGATGTGAGCTTGGTTTGATGTAACGGTTACAAAGCCACCACTTCAGCTGGGGTCGAAACCGGGAGAGCATGTAGTCTATTTTAAACTGTTCCATCCCAGTCCAATAATAGATTTGCCAGTGCATCTGAGTCGGGGACCAGCAATGGGTTTGCCTTTGAAACAGTACTACAGATTTGTCCACCCCCGCCCATGGCCTTGTCCATTCAGTGTAGTTGGTGTGTGGTGCTCTACAAAGCTGCGCTTCTTAAAAGGCATTGTCAGATACATTTATGACTGTGGCTTTCACTTTGACTCCACTTGGCAGTCCCTTACCCGAAACCCACAGCTTTGTAAAGAAAGGAGAGTGCATACCGGTAGCTTCCACTGGTGTCAGCGAAGCTTTGGAGTCGCATTTCCTTATATCCCCATAAAGGTGGTGGTTCCTCAGAGACACATAAATAAGCAGGCATGCCACTGAAATCACAGCCAAGAGCACACCAAAGACGGTGATTACTGCTGCGTCCCATTTTTCTGTGTCCTTGGCTGCCAGCTCTAATCCCTTAGTGGTGACATTGACACATTTGGTGTCATGGTTGGAGTGGATGCTGCTGACATCCACACAGACTTTGTACAGAGTGGCGGGGCTGAGATGAGTGAGGTTGTAGACCTGAACGTCAGAGGGAACCCTGGTGGTAAACGCCGTGGTGGGATGAGTAGCATCTGACCCTGTGTACCATTTAATGTTGGGAGCCAAGGTGCCGTGGCCGGCCTTCCACGAAACCAGGATGGAGTTTGCCTCCACTGATTTGATCATGACATCCAGAGACCCGTTTACAGGTTGGGGGAAATATCCATTCACCTCTACGGAAACAGATTTAAGATCAGCTCCGACCAGATTATGGGCGACACAAGTGTAAAGACCAGCTTCTTTTTCTGTTATATCATAGATGTCAAAAGTCCCCTCTGGGTGCATGTAGAACTTGTCAGACACGGTGTTAGGCAGGACCCTGATACCAGACGAGGTGATCCAGTAGATGTCTGGTTCTGGTTCAGCGAAGGCCCGACAATGGAGTGACACTGAGCTCCCATTCTGTGCTTTAATATGCCCAGGCATGCTTTCGGGAGAGATGAGTGGCAGACAAATCTCCATCATCTCCCTGAAGTGCACCTGTCGGACATGCTGGCCCTCGTACTCCGGCGGCTCCACACAGTACAGAGAATCAGGCTCCATGAAGCGGAGATTGGTCTTGTTCATGTTCATCCAGCGGATCACACAGTCACAGCGGATGGGGTTGCTGTGCATGCTAACCTCTCTGAGATTTGGGAGGGACTCGACAGTAATCCTGTGGAGGGCACTAAGCGCGTTGCCGTTTAGCATTAGGGTTTCCAGCCGCGGTAGTTTGTAGAAAGCATTAGGATGGATATAAGAGAGTTTAGGATTGTTGGTGGCTTCTATTTTGGTCAGCTCGGGGAGGTTATTGAGGGCAAAGCTGTCGATGGAAACTAGCTCTGGCATGCTATTAATCCCCAGTTCTTTCAGATGGAGCATATCCACAAAGTCTCCTCTCTGTATCCTTGCAATTGGGTTTTTATTTAGATCCAAAAACTTAAGATTTTTTGCGTTTCTCAAGGCAGAATGAGGCACCTCTGGGAAAATATTATCATAGAATGAGATGCTTTCTAAGTTATCAAGACCAGCCAGTGCATCATCAGGAAGCTGAGACAGATTCATCCTGGTGAGAACAAGACTGCGGAGGTTACTGAGAGGTTTGAAGTTCATATCGTCGATAGAAAGAATAGGATTCTCACCAATCATCAGGATCTCCAGATTCGGCATGGGATCAAACCATTCTCTTTTAATTACCTTCAGCTTGTTAGAATTGAGGTGGAGCCGCACGAGGTTGCTGAGACCCTGGAAAGCCATCGGGGAAATGGAGGAGATGAGGTTGTGATTCATGTAGAGCTCCTGGAGGTTAGCCACCTCTGCAAGACTTCTCTCTGGCAACTCTCGTATCCAGTTTTCCTCCATGTGAAGGGACAGCAGCTGAGGAAGATTCCCCAGGTGGACATCGCTGATGGAGGATAAGTTGTTTTGCGATAAATCAATCTCTGTGATGTTGGCCAGGTAATCCAAGGGTTTGTCAATCTTGGCAACattgtttgtttgcagtaaTAGTACTTGTGTGCCTGCTGGTAATTGTTCCGGCAGGCTAAAGAGTCCCAGGTCATTACAGTCAACTGTCTGCGCCTCCATGTACACCGAACTCGGAGAAAACCAGGGTctaatctcacacacacagagcttcgGGCAATCAGGCCTCTCCTCTGTGGCCACAACAAAAGAGGCCATGGCCAAGCCGACGAAGAGACGATCCACGAATGACACGTCCTTCATATTGGACCGATTCCCTCCAGTAAGAAATTGGTCCTTGTAGATTAAGTGGTCTGAGCTGTTAACTTCACAAATAATGAATcatttgctgcagctgctgaggcGATTGACTCACCGCCCCTGCCACCGCCACCACCAACTGCAGCAGGGCTccctggggttttttttgtcttg
Encoded here:
- the LOC126385149 gene encoding leucine-rich repeat neuronal protein 3; its protein translation is MKDVSFVDRLFVGLAMASFVVATEERPDCPKLCVCEIRPWFSPSSVYMEAQTVDCNDLGLFSLPEQLPAGTQVLLLQTNNVAKIDKPLDYLANITEIDLSQNNLSSISDVHLGNLPQLLSLHMEENWIRELPERSLAEVANLQELYMNHNLISSISPMAFQGLSNLVRLHLNSNKLKVIKREWFDPMPNLEILMIGENPILSIDDMNFKPLSNLRSLVLTRMNLSQLPDDALAGLDNLESISFYDNIFPEVPHSALRNAKNLKFLDLNKNPIARIQRGDFVDMLHLKELGINSMPELVSIDSFALNNLPELTKIEATNNPKLSYIHPNAFYKLPRLETLMLNGNALSALHRITVESLPNLREVSMHSNPIRCDCVIRWMNMNKTNLRFMEPDSLYCVEPPEYEGQHVRQVHFREMMEICLPLISPESMPGHIKAQNGSSVSLHCRAFAEPEPDIYWITSSGIRVLPNTVSDKFYMHPEGTFDIYDITEKEAGLYTCVAHNLVGADLKSVSVEVNGYFPQPVNGSLDVMIKSVEANSILVSWKAGHGTLAPNIKWYTGSDATHPTTAFTTRVPSDVQVYNLTHLSPATLYKVCVDVSSIHSNHDTKCVNVTTKGLELAAKDTEKWDAAVITVFGVLLAVISVACLLIYVSLRNHHLYGDIRKCDSKASLTPVEATGMHSPFFTKLWVSGKGLPSGVKVKATVINVSDNAF